The Zhihengliuella sp. ISTPL4 genomic interval GGGTGTTGATGCCGATGAACTGCACGCCCTCGTCCTGGTGCTCCTGCCAGACGGCCTCCAGGTCGGGGGCCTCGACGCGGCACGGTGCGCAGCCGGCGTACCAGAAGTTGACGACGGCGACCTGCCCGGCGATGTCGGCACTGTCGAAGTCCTCGCCGTGCTCCGTGACACCGCTGAACTCGACCGGCTCCCCGCGTTCGGCGACCGGGATCTCGACGATCGCGCCGTCGGCGGCGACGTAGCCGGTGTTCTCGCCACTCAGGAACGACTCGCTCACCGGGTCGGGGGCGCAGGCGCTCAGACCCACGGCGAGCACCGCAGCGAGCGCGGCTCCGCCCACACGGCCGAAGGACCGGAGACGGGAGGGGCGGCCGATGCGGATCGAGCGAATCCTGGAGGCACGGGACACGACTCCGAGTTTACGCAGAGCTTCCTATGCATCGGCCGGGTACCCCCGGGGGGAGTCAGAAGCGCGCGAGCACGTCGTCGACGCCGGCGCGGAACCGCGGACAGGTCGCGATGTCGTGCGCCCGGCAGCCCATCGCGTGCTCGGTCATCTCGCGTGATCGCCGCATTTCCTCCATCCGCCGGTCGAGGTCGTCGAGATGCTGCTGCAGCACCTGATGCCGCCCGGCGCTGCCGTCGTCGAGGAGCACCGCGATCTGGTCGAGGCTCATCCCGGCGGCCTTGCTGCGCTGGATGACGGCGATGCGTACGACTTCGTCCTCGCCGTAGCGCCGGCGGCCCGCCGGGTCGCGGGGCGGCCGGAGCAGGCCGACCGTCTCCCAGTGCCGCAGGACGTTCGTCG includes:
- a CDS encoding TlpA family protein disulfide reductase; translated protein: MSRASRIRSIRIGRPSRLRSFGRVGGAALAAVLAVGLSACAPDPVSESFLSGENTGYVAADGAIVEIPVAERGEPVEFSGVTEHGEDFDSADIAGQVAVVNFWYAGCAPCRVEAPDLEAVWQEHQDEGVQFIGINTRDQADTAVAFADEFGITYPSLIDVDTAQAKLAFAKAVPVAATPTTLVLDKQGRVAARIIGPIDGTSILSTLVKDALAEDS
- a CDS encoding MerR family transcriptional regulator, encoding MKSSDPHPWSVGEVAARFEMPTNVLRHWETVGLLRPPRDPAGRRRYGEDEVVRIAVIQRSKAAGMSLDQIAVLLDDGSAGRHQVLQQHLDDLDRRMEEMRRSREMTEHAMGCRAHDIATCPRFRAGVDDVLARF